The genome window GCGGGGCTTTCATGAAATTAAATTCGAATGAAAAAATACATTTTATAGGGATAGGCGGCATAGGGATGAGCGGCGTAGCCCGTATTCTTAATTTTACAGGCCGCGCCGTAAGCGGTTCGGATGTAAGGAATAGCAGCATCATAAAAGAGATGAGGAAAGAAGGCATAAAGTGCTTTATCGGCCACAAGAAAGAGAATATCACGAACTGCGATATTGCGGTATATTCCAGCGCAATCGATAACGATAATAGCGAATTGAAGGCCGCCCGGCGCAAGCGCATAAAAATAATGCACCGCGCCGATATGCTGTCCGAGATGCTCGCCGAAAAGCGGAGCATAGCGATCACCGGTTCTCACGGCAAGACCACAACAAGCGCTCTTACCGCGCTTGTATTTAAAGATGCCGGATTAGATCCGTCCGCGGCAATAGGCGGCGAGGTCCTGAATTTCGGTTCAAATATACTTTGCGGCAGGGGAGATTATTTTGTGGCTGAGGCCGACGAAAGCGACGGATCTTTTCTGAAATTTCGCCCCGACATCGCCGTTTTATTAAATATAGACAAAGAACACATGGACTATTTTAAGGATATAAATAACGCTTTGAATATTTATAAAAAATTTGCAGATAACGTGAAAACAGGCGGCGCTGTTTATTATAATAGCGACGACAGATACCTTAAAGACGTGCTGAAGAGTTATCGGGGGAAGAAGATTACCTTCGGCCTTAAGGGCAATCCAGATATAAAAGCATTCGACATAAAAGAGGAAGCGCTTAGCGTGCGCTTTCGGTGTTCTGTGCGAGGCAAGGAGATGCCGAATGTGCTGACTTTTCCGAAACCCGGCCGCCATAATGTCTTGAATGCCCTGGCAACAATCGCCGTCGCGCATGATGCGGGAATAGATTTTGAGAAGATAAAAGACAGTATAGGGCACTATAAGGGTACAAAAAGAAGGTTTGAGATAAAAGATACCCCTTCGGAGATAATGGTGGTAGAGGATTACGCGCATCATCCCACAGAGATAAAAGCGGTTCTCAGTTCGTGCAGATCGCTCGAAAGGAATCTTATAGTCGTCTTTCAGCCGCACCGCTACACAAGGACTAAAGAGCTATTTAAAGATTTTCTTAAGTGTTTCGGCGAGGCAGACCGGCTTATATTAACCGACATATATGCCGCGAGCGAAAAACCAATAAGAGGAGTTAGCGCTCGGCGGCTTTGCTCGGAAATTAAAAGACTGGGCGATAGTAGCGTA of Candidatus Omnitrophota bacterium contains these proteins:
- the murC gene encoding UDP-N-acetylmuramate--L-alanine ligase; translation: MKLNSNEKIHFIGIGGIGMSGVARILNFTGRAVSGSDVRNSSIIKEMRKEGIKCFIGHKKENITNCDIAVYSSAIDNDNSELKAARRKRIKIMHRADMLSEMLAEKRSIAITGSHGKTTTSALTALVFKDAGLDPSAAIGGEVLNFGSNILCGRGDYFVAEADESDGSFLKFRPDIAVLLNIDKEHMDYFKDINNALNIYKKFADNVKTGGAVYYNSDDRYLKDVLKSYRGKKITFGLKGNPDIKAFDIKEEALSVRFRCSVRGKEMPNVLTFPKPGRHNVLNALATIAVAHDAGIDFEKIKDSIGHYKGTKRRFEIKDTPSEIMVVEDYAHHPTEIKAVLSSCRSLERNLIVVFQPHRYTRTKELFKDFLKCFGEADRLILTDIYAASEKPIRGVSARRLCSEIKRLGDSSVEYLKKEAIVNRIKGIAKKNDMILILGAGDVNEIASELETFFTKKGIL